From the Malaclemys terrapin pileata isolate rMalTer1 chromosome 11, rMalTer1.hap1, whole genome shotgun sequence genome, the window agcacacggtcaaactgaccaactgtcccagcagcagacactcagatactcaccaacacagcccccctaatgcagcacttagcgtacctcctctcggacagctcccaggcaaactcccgctgttagcctctgctgttcgccgctcagctggttcgctgctgactgcccttatataccagtcaggcccactcaaggcccagctggaacaaagcactcccaattcacacttttcaaacaaacaagcaagcaatcaagcacacggtcaaactgaccaactgtcccagcagcagacactcagatactcaccaacacagcccccctaatgcagcacttagcgtacctcctctcggacagctcccaggcaaactcccgctgttagcctctgctgttcgccgctcagctggttcgctgctgactgcccttatataccagtcaggcccactcaaggcccagctggaacaaagcactcccaattcacacttttcaaacaaacaagcaagcaatcaagcacacggtcaaactgaccaactgtcccagcagcagacactcagatactcaccaacacagcccccctaatgcagcacttagcgtacctcctctcggacagctcccaggcaaactcccgctgttagcctctgctgttcgccgctcagctggttcgctgctgactgcccttatataccagtcaggcccactcaaggcccagctggaacaaagcactcccaattcacacttttcaaacaaacaagcaagcaatcaagcacacggtcaaactgaccaactgtcccagcagcagacactcagatactcaccaacacagcccccctaatgcagcacttagcgtacctcctctcggacagctcccaggcaaactcccgctgttagcctctgctgttcgccgctcagctggttcgctgctgactgcccttatataccagtcaggcccactcaaggcccagctggaacaaagcactcccaattcacacttttcaaacaaacaagcaagcaatcaagcacacggtcaaactgaccaactgtcccagcagcagacactcagatactcaccaacacagcccccctaatgcagcacttagcgtacctcctctcggacagctcccaggcaaactcccgctgttagcctctgctgttcgccgctcagctggttcgctgctgactgcccttatataccagtcaggcccactcaaggcccagctggaacaaagcactcccaattcacacttttcaaacaaacaagcaagcaatcaagcacacggtcaaactgaccaactgtcccagcagcagacactcagatactcaccaacacagcccccctaatgcagcacttagcgtacctcctctcggacagctcccaggcaaactcccgctgttagcctctgctgttcgccgctcagctggttcgctgctgactgcccttatataccagtcaggcccactcaaggcccagctggaacaaagcactcccaattcacacttttcaaacaaacaagcaagcaatcaagcacacggtcaaactgaccaactgtcccagcagcagacactcagatactcaccaacacagcccccctaatgcagcacttagcgtacctcctctcggacagctcccaggcaaactcccgctgttagcctctgctgttcgccgctcagctggttcgctgctgactgcccttatataccagtcaggcccactcaaggcccagctggaacaaagcactcccaattcacacttttcaaacaaacaagcaagcaatcaagcacacggtcaaactgaccaactgtcccagcagcagacactcagatactcaccaacacagcccccctaatgcagcacttagcgtacctcctctcggacagctcccaggcaaactcccgctgttagcctctgctgttcgccgctcagctggttcgctgctgactgcccttatataccagtcaggcccactcaaggcccagctggaacaaagcactcccaattcacacttttcaaacaaacaagcaagcaatcaagcacacggtcaaactgaccaactgtcccagcagcagacactcagatactcaccaacacagcccccctaatgcagcacttagcgtacctcctctcggacagctcccaggcaaactcccgctgttagcctctgctgttcgccgctcagctggttcgctgctgactgcccttatataccagtcaggcccactcaaggcccagctggaacaaagcactcccaattcacacttttcaaacaaacaagcaagcaatcaagcacacggtcaaactgaccaactgtcccagcagcagacactcagatactcaccaacacagcccccctaatgcagcacttagcgtacctcctctcggacagctcccaggcaaactcccgctgttagcctctgctgttcgccgctcagctggttcgctgctgactgcccttatataccagtcaggcccactcaaggcccagctggaacaaagcactcccaattcacacttttcaaacaaacaagcaagcaatcaagcacacggtcaaactgaccaactgtcccagcagcagacactcagatactcaccaacacagcccccctaatgcagcacttagcgtacctcctctcggacagctcccaggcaaactcccgctgttagcctctgctgttcgccgctcagctggttcgctgctgactgcccttatataccagtcaggcccactcaaggcccagctggaacaaagcactcccaattcacacttttcaaacaaacaagcaagcaatcaagcacacggtcaaactgaccaactgtcccagcagcagacactcagatactcaccaacacagcccccctaatgcagcacttagcgtacctcctctcggacagctcccaggcaaactcccgctgttagcctctgctgttcgccgctcagctggttcgctgctgactgcccttatataccagtcaggcccactcaaggcccagctggaacaaagcactcccaattcacacttttcaaacaaacaagcaagcaatcaagcacacggtcaaactgaccaactgtcccagcagcagacactcagatactcaccaacacagcccccctaatgcagcacttagcgtacctcctctcggacagctcccaggcaaactcccgctgttagcctctgctgttcgccgctcagctggttcgctgctgactgcccttatataccagtcaggcccactcaaggcccagctggaactgCACGTCCCCTTCAAGGACGTGGTCAGCACCCTGGGGCAGTACGCCTTCCAGGTAGGGCAGCCCCCTGCCAGTAGGGGGCGTTCTCAGCGGGGGTCATGACCCCAGGGTGGGTCAcgacgggggtcagggggtcaGGAGCACCCTACCCTTCTCCTCTTGCTAAGTGGGTCGCGGGATCCCACTAAGGGAGAGGCCACGGCCGGCACTGCCCTATGGCATGTTTGCAGCGCCCCCTTGTGGTGGCAGCCGCTGCCACGGGCTCGGCGCTGGGAGCCACTCGCCCCAGGGGAGTTGACTGTTGCGCAGCTGCCCCGTCCcgctcagaggtggctgcatcagTGTGGCAGGCGAGGGCGTCCCGCCGGAAGAGAGACGCTCTCTGGGGATTAACGGCGTTGGCTTTGGGGACAGGTAGGAGGCACCAGGTTGGGTCACCTGCCCAAACCCCGGCACTGGCTGAAGTGCTGCAAGCATGATCCGGGCCCCAGGTTTCTTCAGCTCCATTCagcttccctcccaccctttgggACGGGCGCAGTGCGGAAGGGGCGAGGTCGTCACTGCAGCCTCCTGTCGCCGGGTTCTGCTGCAGCGCTAGGTGGTGtcatgctgcagggagcggggtgggggctcggcagggggcaggagctgcagggagcgggcagggggATCAGTAGGGGGcacgggctgcagggagggggcaggggctctcTCCCCCTCATACTAAGGGCTGGTCCTGCTGGCACCTTTTGGCCTCGCCCCCTAGGAAGACAGACGGGTTCTTGCCCCGCTTGATGCCCGTGGGAGGCCCTGGTGGCCGAGGGGACCTGGAGGCTCTGGCCTGGTCTTGGCGCCTGAGACGCCGGCTCTTTGCTTGGCAGGCGTCCGACTATCCCGTCATCCTGTCCCTGGAGAACCACTGCGGCCCGGAGCAGCAGGACCTCATGGCCCAGCACCTGAAGGGCATCCTGGGAGAGCGGCTGCTCACGGTCCCCCTCGACGCCCACGACCCCACGCAGCTGCCTTCGCCGGAGGTAGGGGACGGGCTGGGGGGCTGTCGCTGCGGGGCCTGGCCCATggctctgagctcctggcttGGCCATCCCGCCCCCCGGTGAcgcctgcctcccacccccgcaCGCCACCCCTCAGCACACTGCCCTGAGCACAGCAGCCGttcccacagggccctgggctgggcactCGCTCGGGCTGGGGCTGCgctagggggcggggggggttgcATTTCCCCCCGTCTCCAGTGGGGGCGCTCTCCTGCCTCCGTCTGCACCGCCATCCCCACCCACAATGTGTCTGTCCACCCTGCCAGGCTTCctgcatccctccctccatccctcccctcctctgcatccctccctccctcccctcccctgcatccctccctccctccatccatcccccctgcatcccctccatccctcccctcttgctgcatccctccctccctccacccaccccccctgcatcccctcccctgcatccctccctccatccccttcccctccctccatccctccccacccgctgcatccctccctccctccacccaccccccctgcatcccctcccctgcatccctccctccatcccctccccctccctccatccctctccacccgctgcatccctccctccctcccctcccgctgcatccctccctccatcccctcccctcccctgcatccctcccctcccgctgcatccctccctccctcccctgcatccctcccctcccgctgcatccctccctccctcccctgcatcccctcccctgcatccctccctccctccatcccctcccctcccgctgcatccctccctccctccatccctccatcctcgCCTCCATTCAGCCCCTCTCCTGGGTGTCCTGCAGGAGCTGAGAGGAAGGATCATTCTGAAGGGGAAGAGGGCAGAGAGCCTGGCGCACTCGCCGGACGAGGCCCCAGAGGGGGAGGTGTCCGAGGACGATGATGGGCCGGAGGCAGAGGAAGAGATCCTGAGCCAGGAGGCCAAGAGGAAGGCCAAGGTACAGAGACACTCTCCCCCAGGCGGGAGCACCGCACCAGGGCGGGGGGCTCTGTGACTGGGCGGCTGCTCCCGATGGGTGCTGGCTCCCAGCTGGTAGCGGCGTCCCCCAGGGACAGCTCCGTGCAGTGGTCcgacaccctcctgcaccccacacggGGGCTTCCCGGGGCTCACCATCCCCGCCCCAGATCGCCCTGGGTGCTGGGAGCAACGCCTGCCCTGGCCTGGCTCCGAGCTGCCGTAACCCAGCCAGGGCGCCCGGGCCTTGGCCTTCTCCATTGGTTTGAGCTTCTGCCAGGAGTTATCCCGGCCTCCTCGTGACCCTGAGATCGGCTGCCCAGGGGCTCTGCCCACGACTGCATGGCCCAGCCACCCAGCAGCGATGGGCATCTCAGTGCTGGTGCCAGCCCCGGCAGGCGCGGCTTCCCCTGGACACTGGCCCACctccaggggcaggagcagctcaGTGTTCGGGGCCCACCCAGCCTGCCCGGCAGCTGGTGCTCCAAGTGCCGGCGCCTCTGGCcgtcagccctgccccccaggctctgACCCGCTCGGCCCTTCGCAGAAGTCCCAGGCCAAGGAGCTGTCTGACTGCATCATCTACTGCCACAGCGTCCCCTTCTGCGGCTTCCAGACGGCGCTTGCCCGCCGCCGGCCCTACGAGACGGCCTCCCTGCCCGAGGCCAAGGCCAGGAAGCTGATCAAGGAGGCGGGTAAGGGGTAAGGGGGGGGGCCCGGCCGGGGGACTGCGGTTGCAGCGAACGGGAGAAATCCCAGCCGCTGAGAGGAGCGTCCAAGCGCTCCAGGGCCAACACAGGGCTCTcctgctgggaccccagagctctggcagggggtgcgggaCAGAGCTGGTGTTTAAACCCCCAGCTTGGCCTCCCGGCTGGCAGCAGCCCCCCAGCCAACCAAACTGGGTCCTGTTCCCGACGGGCCAGATCGCCTGAGATccagcactgggctgggggggcaggactcctgggttctcttcccaggtctgggaggggaatggggtctaatggttggagtgggggggggcggggctgggagccaggactcctgggttctatccctggctctgccactgcttcCATCTGGGAGCTTGGGCaaggcccttcccccacccctgtgcctctgtttcccctgccACCCAATGGGGCTGATGATACTGACCGTGCTTTGAGATCCGGGCAGAGTGTCGCTGATTCCCAGACCCACTGCAGGGGGGGAGGATCCCGGGCCTGCGTCAGACAGGCTCAGcccagatggtcccttctggccgtcaGTTTCTGGAGCCATGGGTGGGCAGCCTCAGTAGCGAAGCCCCAGGTGTCTGGGTTGCAGAGACCGagctttgcccccccaccccaccccagccagggcagggcagtgccAGGTCAGGGGCCAGCTCTGAGCCCATCGGCTCCTCGCAGCCTGGCAAAATCCACCGCCCTTGGCAGCCGGCGCCCCCAGCCCAGGGTGCaactgccctggccctgcatagcCTGCGCTGCTCTGTCCAGCCAGtggctgggtcagagccccagccccacgcccagcCCCACGCCCAGCCCCTCGTCCGCCGGGCTCTTGGGCTGGGGCGGCCCTGGCCCATCAGCTCTCTgcacaggtggggtggggggcctcTGTGGGTGGAGAGTGGGTGAGGGGTgcctgtggggagatgggggccctgtgggtgggtgagggggtctctgagggggaggggggcggtcgggctgtggggagatgggtgaGGAGGTCTCTGAGGGGAGGGGTCGGtcgggctgtggggagatggatgAGGAGGTCTCTGAGGGGAGGGGTCGGTCGGGCTGTGGGTGGCGAGGGGGTCTCTGAGGGGAGGGGTCGGTCGGGCTGTGGGTGGCGAGGAGGTCTCTGAGGGGAGGGGTCAGTCGGGCTGTGGGTGGCGAGGGGGTCTCTGGGGGACGGGGGCGGTCAGGCTGTTGGTGGGCGAGGGAGTCTCTGGGGGACGGGGGCGGTCGGGCTGTGGGTGGGCGAGGGGGTCTCTGAGGGGAGGGGTCAGTCGGGCTGTGAGTGGCGAGGGGGTCTCTGAGGGGAGGGGTCGGTCGGGCTGTGGGTGGGCGAGGGGGTCTCTGGGGGACGGGGGCGGTCGGGCGAGGGGGTCTCTGAGGGAAGGGGTTGGTCGGGCTGTGAGTGGCGAGGGGGTCTCTGAGGGGAGGGGTCagttgggctgtgggggggtggctgTGGGTGCTCGCAGGCAGATCGGGGGCCCTGTCGGGGAGGGGCCGGCGAGGCTGGGGGGTCACCgtctcctgcccccagggaacGAGTTTGTCCGTCACAACGCCCGGCAGCTGACGCGGATCTACCCCAGCGGGCTGAGGACCGACTCCTCCAACTATGACCCGCAGGAGATGTGGAACGTGGGCTGCCAGCTCGGTAGGGCCCGGCTGGGGTCCGAGGGGGGACGTGGGGTGGGACCCTGGGCCCCAATCCCAAGTGAACACCCCAGGGTCCTAGGGACCCGGCCTGGGGCCACGGGGCTCTGGGCACCCCGAGGGAGAGCCGGGCGCTGGCCTGTTCGACCCGACCGGGGCCTGGCACAGCTGGGGCCCCGTGGGATCCTCCAGCAGGGGCCGGCCCCTCTGAATTACTGCTGCAGTGGcagtagggggcactgtgctgccagGGGCCCCCGTGAGCGGTAACACTGAGCCCCCAACCCATGAGTGTGACCGGCCCCAGGGGCGGGGCTAGTGGTGCTGGGCTCCTGGCTAAGTGTCTCCTGCCCTGGATACAGCAGcgtccttcacttcctgtcctaaactgctgtgCGCTAGTtcagcggggcggggggagagaagggttAACGAGCACATGTTCTGAGAGCTCGTGGGGAGCCCCGGCTGGAAGGGGCGTCCGGGTCCCGCTGCCGCAGCCCCACAAGCCCCGTCCGCCTCTTTCCCCGCAGTGGCCCTGAATGTGCAGACGGCCGGGGCGGAGATGGATCTGTGCGACGGGCTCTTCCGGCAGAACGCCCGCTGCGGCTACGTGCTGAAGCCGGCTTTCCTGAGGGACGCGGAAACCGCCTTCGACCCCGACAATCCCcggagcagggccaggggcggCCCCTGGAGCCTGGCGATTCAGGTACGCCAGCCTCCTGCAGGAGCGCAGCCCGGGGGCCTCTCTCTATGGGCAGGAAAGGAGAGGGGGTAGGGGGTGTCTGGgcacagggggatggggaggttTCATTGTGCCCCATGACGGAGCTGGGGCCCAGAGGCCGGTCCTGGGTGCAGCGTCCCGGGCAGTGTTCGGGGAGCAGCCTGCCCCTTGCCTGCAGAGGACCcagctgctggctctgggagagctCCCAGGGCCCGCACGGCTGCCGGTTCCCCGAGCTCAGGGGCCCTCGGCCGCTGCCCGGTGTCGCCGCAGGTCATCAGCGGGCAGCAGCTCCCCAAGGTGGCTGGCAGCAAGGCGAGCGCCATCGTCGACCCCCTGGTGCGCGTGGAGATCCACGGCGTCCCCGCCGACCAGGCCAGGCTGGAGACCCAGGCTGTCGATAACAACGGTGAGTCCGGCCTCGGGCAGGTGAGCCTGGCCCCCTCCAGCAGCCTGCAGCTCCGGCCCAGCTGACCCCATCCCCAGGCCCTGACCCCATCTCCGCCTCCCCCTCCAGGCTTTAACCCCCACTGGGGCGAGACGCTGTGGTTCAAGGTGCACGTCCCTGAACTGGCCCTCGTGCGCTTCGTGGTGGAGGATTACGACAAGACGTCCAGGAACGACTTCGTGGGCCAGTTCACCCTGCCCTTTGCTAGCATCAAATTAGGTGAGCGCCAGGCCCGGCTGCTTCGGTCCGGCCCACGGCTCGCTCCCCCCACCGCTGGGGGCtcggccagggcagggggctcgAGCCAGAGCTGTGTGGCCATGGCAGTGCCAGGGGGAGCATGCCAGGGCCAGGAGGGCAGTAGCTAGCCAGGAGAGCGCTGGAACAAGAGCCAAGCCCCCATGCCTCTGATAGTCCCCCCCACGGAGGCGGGAGGGCATTTGGAGAGTAGCATGGAGCGggcagtggggcgggggagggctggAAAGGGCAGAGGAGTGGGCGACCTTCAGCTAGTTTGGGATGCGAGATCCCTGCCCAAGGAAGCATGGGACTCGTTAGGGGCTAACGAGGAACCAAGAGGGGACATTGGGCTCCGTTCTGGAGAAGGGCGCGGTACAGACGCTGGAGGGGGCGGGAGACCCAACActgggggcagttgaaatcaggcTGGAGGAAGCCACCCTACAATAGACCCCAGGGGAGCATCTCCCGCCCGGGCCTGGGAGCCCACAACTCCTCCACTGGGGCCTGCCGGGTCCGACCCAGCTCACTGGTGTCTCCCTGCAGGTTATCGTCACATCCACCTCCTGTCCAAGGACGGCATGGCCATCCCACCCTCCTCGCTCTTCGTTCAAGTCCAAATCACGGAGCTTCCCTACCCCGAGTAGCAGCCGAGTGGGTCACGCCAGCCCCCTGTACCACCCGTTAACAGCCCTGTCCCGACAGCTGCTGGAGAGACgccgccctgcccagcccagcccagcccagcctgcttcCTGCCCGAGGTGGCTTTGCACGATGCTTGTTTTCTTTTGAACCTGCCTGTAGCTGTTTGGGGTGCTGCTATTTTGCACCTGATGGTTTGCCTGGATCTCAGCCGGGCTGGGAGGCAGGTGACTGCCCCccgccaggggcggctctatgtattttgccgccccaagcacagcaggcaggcggcttttggcggcacgcctgcgggaggtccgctggtcccacggcttcagcatacccgctgccgaattgctgctgaagccacgggaccggcggacctcccgcaggcgcgccgctgaAAGCTCCCTTACTGCTGTctccacagcgaccggcaggccgctccCCGACTACCGtccccacagcgaccggcaggccgctccCCGACTACCGtccccacagcgaccggcaggccgctccccgcagcttgccgccccaggcaagcacttggagcgctggtgcctggagccgcccatGCCCCTCACCATGTGGCTCCAACCCGGCATCCCCCGCACCGCTCTGCCCTAGGGCTGCGGGCATGATTGTGGCTGGGCTGCCAGGCGGGGCGCTTCGGGGGGTGTTTTGCACCTCCCCATTTAGTCACTACCCtcgagggggctcaggcccag encodes:
- the PLCD4 gene encoding 1-phosphatidylinositol 4,5-bisphosphate phosphodiesterase delta-4 gives rise to the protein MALHLYSPRLQLDETLEQMQQGTLMRKVKSKSWKKQRYFKLQDDCMTVWYKSKKNGNTKYTFSISDVETVREGHQSEVLQSLAEEFPPEHCFTVVFHGRRGNLDLIAGSPEEAQCWVQGLRRLVEIVTKMDQQEKMDQWICDWFQKADKNKDGRMSFKEVRQLLKMMNMDMNEDHALRLFQMADGSESGTLEGEEFVLFYKALTQRDDVLGVFQAFSQDGKKLTLLEFVDFLQQEQLEGENTQEFAMELIARYEPSESARARHVLSLDGFLLYLRSPEGAIFNPAHEPLCQDMTQPLCHYFISSSHNTYLLEDQLRGQSSVEGYIRALKRGCRCLEVDCWDGPSGEPVVYHGHTLTSKIPFKDVVSTLGQYAFQASDYPVILSLENHCGPEQQDLMAQHLKGILGERLLTVPLDAHDPTQLPSPEELRGRIILKGKRAESLAHSPDEAPEGEVSEDDDGPEAEEEILSQEAKRKAKKSQAKELSDCIIYCHSVPFCGFQTALARRRPYETASLPEAKARKLIKEAGNEFVRHNARQLTRIYPSGLRTDSSNYDPQEMWNVGCQLVALNVQTAGAEMDLCDGLFRQNARCGYVLKPAFLRDAETAFDPDNPRSRARGGPWSLAIQVISGQQLPKVAGSKASAIVDPLVRVEIHGVPADQARLETQAVDNNGFNPHWGETLWFKVHVPELALVRFVVEDYDKTSRNDFVGQFTLPFASIKLGYRHIHLLSKDGMAIPPSSLFVQVQITELPYPE